The Bicyclus anynana chromosome 4, ilBicAnyn1.1, whole genome shotgun sequence genome window below encodes:
- the LOC112053511 gene encoding UPF0605 protein CG18335: MALDLVSVAQPHYIPGYTGHCPEYKYRIGDTYGSTTHKILLDPSVSHSERLVLSDRTADDFQIYRPPQTDIDVVNARFRNGDPVYKHPMIPGYEGFLPRLNAHFGQRYTVAATEALSEFQKSQLNQRAARNQLERVVDLQAGKGKPWNLVDRFSATAEFKLPLVVVRPECAGILRDVPMDEPKLSPATHSTSPYFMENSNPDKYMIKGFTGNVPYGFQRFGESSKKLTNSALCDFSSNYRRRQSTEWAPVNVVKPDPPMSINPTEIYHKHVGMLPNYAGHVPGCVFRFGKTYGNDTRDAKRWLRGDFKP; this comes from the exons ATGGCGTTGGATTTGGTCAGCGTTGCTCAGCCCCACTACATACCTGG TTACACGGGCCATTGTCCAGAGTACAAGTATCGTATCGGCGACACATATGGCTCCACCACACACAAGATACTGCTGGACCCCAGCGTCAGTCACTCGGAGCGGCTCGTGCTGTCTGATAGAACCGCTGACGATTTCCAG ATATACCGTCCGCCGCAAACTGACATCGACGTGGTGAACGCGAGGTTTCGCAACGGTGATCCAGTTTACAAGCATCCCATGATACCGGGATATGAGG GATTCTTGCCTCGGCTGAACGCACACTTTGGCCAGCGGTACACAGTAGCTGCAACAGAAGCCTTGTCAGAGTTCCAAAAGTCCCAACTAAATCAGCGAGCAGCACGTAACCAGTTGGAAAGAGTGGTTGACCTGCAAGCTGGGAAAGGAAAACCCTGGAACCTAGTTGACAGATTT TCTGCAACAGCGGAGTTCAAATTACCATTAGTGGTGGTAAGGCCAGAGTGCGCAGGGATATTGCGGGATGTGCCGATGGACGAACCGAAACTGTCTCCAGCTACTCACTCTACCAGCCCATATTTTATGGAGAATAGCAATCCAGACAAGTACATGATAAAAG GTTTTACTGGTAATGTTCCATACGGCTTCCAAAGATTTGGTGAATCATCAAAGAAGCTCACCAACTCGGCTCTATGCGACTTCTCGTCTAACTACAGACGACGGCAGAGCACTGAATGGGCACCAGTAAATGTAGTCAA ACCTGACCCGCCAATGTCCATTAACCCTACGGAGATCTATCACAAGCATGTCGGCATGCTACCCAACTACGCGGGCCATGTACCAGGATGTGTGTTCAG ATTTGGAAAAACATACGGAAATGACACAAGAGATGCTAAGAGATGGCTGCGGGGTGACTTCAAACCATAG
- the LOC112053510 gene encoding elongator complex protein 3, translating into MTKKKPMPNLSKEEKMVIVISEIIQELLIAHRQGKDVNLNKMKTRISSKYGLGTSPRLVDIIAAVPADAKSILLPKLKAKPIRTASGIAVVAVMCKPHRCPHINFTGNICVYCPGGPDSDFEYSTQSYTGYEPTSMRAIRARYNPYLQTRHRVEQLKQLGHSVDKVEFIVMGGTFMSLPEDYRDYFIRNLHDALSGHTSSCVAEAVKFSERAKTKCIGITIETRPDYCLQRHMSDMLNYGCTRLEIGVQSVYEDIARDTNRGHTVKAVCENFNLAKDAGYKIVVHMMPDLPNVDFERDVEQFIEFFENPAFRADGLKIYPTLVIRGTGLYELWKTGRYRSYPPSTLVDLIAKILALVPPWTRVYRVQRDIPMPLVSSGVEHGNLRELALARMADLGTDCRDVRTREVGIQEIHNKVRPYEVELIRRDYVANGGWETFLSYEDPDQDILVGLLRLRKCAKDTYRPELKPGPNSNFHQCSIVRELHVYGSVVPVNARDPTKFQHQGFGMLLMEEAERIAREEHGSDKIAVISGVGTRNYYAKIGYHLEGPYMVKML; encoded by the exons atgacgAAGAAGAAGCCAATGCCGAACCTCTCTAAAGAGGAGAAAATGGTGATAGTGATATCGGAGATAATACAGGAGTTGTTGATCGCACACCGTCAAGGCAAAGATGTTAACCTCAACAAGATGAAGACGCGGATCTCTTCGAAATACGGTCTCGGTACATCGCCACGGCTAGTAGACATCATTGCTGCAGTTCCAGCTGATGCCAAGAGTATATTGCTGCCCAAATTGAAGGCTAAACCAATACGTACTGCGTCTGGGATTGCTGTGGTAGCGGTTATGTGTAAACCCCATCGTTGTCCGCATATAAACTTCACGGGGAATATTTGTGTTTACTGCCCCGGCGGGCCCGATTCGGATTTCGAATACTCCACCCAGAGTTACACAGGTTACGAGCCGACGTCTATGAGGGCTATCAGAGCTCGATACAATCCATATTTGCAAACGCGTCATAGAGTTGAACAGTTGAAACAGTTGGGTCACAGTGTGGATAAAGTTGAGTTTATTGTCATGGGCGGTACTTTTATGAGTCTACCCGAAGACTATAGGGACTATTTTATAAG AAATCTACATGATGCTCTGTCAGGTCACACATCAAGTTGTGTGGCAGAGGCTGTGAAGTTCTCTGAGAGAGCCAAGACCAAGTGTATTGGCATCACAATAGAGACCCGACCTGACTACTGCTTGCAGAGACATATGAGTGACATGCTCAACTATGGATGCACAAG gtTAGAGATAGGAGTACAGTCAGTATATGAAGACATAGCCAGAGACACAAATAGAGGGCACACAGTCAAAGCTGTGTGTGAGAACttcaacttggctaaagacgcTGGATATAAG attgtagtcCACATGATGCCTGATCTCCCCAATGTGGATTTTGAGAGAGATGTTGAACAGTTCATTGAGTTTTTTGAAAACCCAGCTTTCAGAGCTGATGGTTTAAAAATTTACCCGACTTTAGTGATTAGGGGTACAGGATTATATGAACTGTGGAAGACGGGGAGGTATAGAAGTTATCCGCCTTCTACACTTGTGGATTTGATTGCTAAGATATTGGCTTTGGTGCCCCCGTGGACTAGGGTTTACAG AGTCCAACGCGACATCCCCATGCCTCTGGTATCGTCTGGGGTAGAGCACGGGAACTTGAGGGAGCTTGCTCTGGCACGCATGGCTGACCTCGGCACCGACTGCAGGGATGTGAGGACCAGGGAGGTCGGCATACAGGAGATACACAACAAAGTCAGACCTTATGAG GTGGAATTAATAAGACGTGATTACGTAGCCAATGGTGGATGGGAGACGTTCCTGTCATACGAAGACCCAGACCAAGACATACTTGTGGGTCTGCTGCGTCTCAGGAAATGTGCGAAGGACACTTACCGGCCAGAGTTGAAGCCGGGACCTAATTCTAATTTCCATCAGTGCAGTATTGTGCGGGAGTTGCACGTCTATGGATCTGTTGTTCCG GTGAATGCTAGAGACCCGACAAAGTTCCAGCACCAAGGTTTCGGTATGCTTCTAATGGAGGAAGCAGAACGTATCGCCAGGGAGGAGCATGGCTCAGACAAAATAGCCGTTATATCGGGAGTTGGTACTCGGAACTATTACGCTAAAATTGGTTACCATTTGGAGGGACCGTACATGGTTAAGATGCTGTGa